CGTCTCAGACTTCCTGCGGCACACCTTGGTCATCATCGCGCTGAATGACCGACCAATAGGGACCCGCAATTGAACGTAGTTTGTCCTTCTCTTGGATGAGGGATTCGTCGTCTGATTCGAGCCAGGCGCGAAATGTCTTCAACTTCGTGTGCACGGTTTGGTATGACTTCTTGGAACGGCGGGCCACTTCCGTCAGGTTCCCACTGCATTCTTTGATCATGCGCGCGAAGTACTCCCGTTCAAGTGAGCTAACCAAGTCGTCCAATGGCTTGCTTGTATCCGTCAACGCAAGCGGCAGGCTACTCGTGAGCTTTTCAATACCAAGGGCACGAAGAATGTTCTGGGGTAGATCTTGAACAGTAATCTCATTCGTGTCCGGGGGACACAGTGCATGCGCGACTTCCACGTATTGCATCAGTTCCCTGACATTTCCGGGCCACGGATACGACCTGAACAAGCCCATAACTTGTCGAGTCACGTGTTTACGCTTATCCTCGGGCAAGGTGGAGTTGAGCGCTTCGATTTGCTTATTCACCAACAGGGCAATGTCCTCACCGCGCTCACGGAGCGGCGGCAGGGTAATGGTCAAGGCGTTCGTACGATACCAAAGTTCTTCGAGAAGCAATCCCTTGTCGCAGAGCTCTTTCGGGTCTTCGCTCGCGGCAAGAATGACGTAGCAGTTGGTTGTTCGCACTTGGGTTCCGCCCAGCCGCCGAAACTCGCCGGTGTCAAGCACCTTAAGCAACTTTCCTTGAAAGTCCTTACTGGTCTTGCCAATTTCGTCGAGAAACAACGTCCCGCTTTCAGCGATCTCGAACAAGCCCGGCTTTGCCGAAAAGGCTTTATCGTGGGCGCCTTTTTCATAGCCAAACAGTTCCGATTCCGCCAGAGTGACAGGGATTGCCGCGCAGTTAATCTCCTCGAAGCGCGCAGCACGATGATTGGATGCCTGGTGCATGAGACGGGCCATGGCGCTTTTTCCGGTTCCCGATTCTCCTAGAAAGAAGACGACGGAGAGCTTGCGATCATGACGTTGCGCGGGCAGATAGCGTGTCGCGGCCTGTTCTGCGTAGTACAGCGAAGTGCGAAACGACGGCGACTCCCCCCATATTCGCCCACCCTCGCACAGATCCTTCATTGGCGAACTAATCTCGTGGCGAATCGCACAGGGCGTAGCGGCCCGGTGGGTCTCGAGTTCCCTGAGCGTGCGAACAAAAGGGTCCATCATGCGGAGAGCGACGGCAACGACCGTGTGAACGTCCTCCATATTGTCTTCGCGGTATTTTGGGGCAATGCCTCGCGCGACCAGCACTGAGGCATGTTCTTCGCCCTGATATGGGTAACGGAGCACCCATGCGAAAGAAGCGGGCTCACAGAGGTCGACTCGCATGACGGATTCAGGGCGGGGGGACACTTCAAGAATGCGGCGGACGGCAAGGGTAGAGTCCTCGGAAAGATTGCGTCCTCGCAGTTCCCCTCGGATGCGAGAGGCAGGCTGGTCAAGAAGAAGCTCCACACGCTGGGCGGACAGATGCAAAGCCATGAGGTGCCTGAATTGAGCCTCCGCATCATCGGCCCGTCGCGCGCTGCCGACGAGGCCGGCGAGGTGCATGAGGGCGCCGGCCCAGTGCAGGCGACCGCCTATTTCGCGCAATACCCGGTCGCTATGCAATTCGGGCAGTGCGAAACGGTGAGTCTCAGTAGCACCTGTGTTGGTAGCGCCGAGCCATGTCGACTGGACGCTGTCAAGTAGTCTTTGGGATAAGTTCTCGTGAGTGATACGAATTACGACCTCGCCAAGACGCAAGGTGACTGGCAATTCGACTTTCGTCGGCGAGAGCACAATGCGCTCATTAACGAAAGTGAAGTTTACTGAGCCGAGGTCCTCTACCCAGAACACATTGCCGTGGCGGAAGAAGCGCGCATGAACGCGGGACACGGAAGCACGGAGTTCCTCCGGAATAGTGTGTGGGACAATGAGGTCACTTTCTTGCCCACGTCCTAGGCGAAGCGAAATTGGCTGTCCGCGATCGGCGATGGCACTCCAACCGGTGTCGAGTCCGTCCAGACTGAATAGAATTGAATTCGGCATTGGTAGACTACTTTCTCAGGTTCTTGTGCTTGAGTGAGTGGATTGTACCGCAGTGGCACAAATAGTGCGAAGACAAAAGCGAGCCAGTCAGTGAAACAGACGCCAGCAAGACGGTTAGTCTAGCCGACATGTCCGTGATCTGATTCGTGCAGCACATCCGGCGATTGGGATGGCCATTTGCCGAGCCACGACAGTAGGGTCTTTTCCTCGATGCCGATAGCCTGGGCTGCCAACTTCGTGGATCCATTGAAGCGAGACAGCAGTCGCTGGAAGGCCTCTTCAGTTTCAAAGACATGCGTGGTACCTGTCGGATGATTCTCAGAATGTCCCAGGCTTTGGGCGTTGGGTTCGCGATGTGAGTTGCCGTCGTGTGGACTAGTCATTGCGTCACTCCAATCCAATCAGCGCGGTCGGAGTGAGCGGCTCGTTCAGATCCGCCCACCCCGTTCCGCTTGCGGGCCGTGGCAATGCCCCATTTACACGGCACGCTTGAAGCAAGAGAGATGCAACTTGCGCGCCAAAGTCAGAAGTTGCGTAAGTGATTGCTCTAGCGTGGAGGGAATGAGTTACCTGTGCGGGGAACGGCAGGAGGCTATCAAGTCTGCGAGATGACCGAGGGCCCGTAATCCAGTTATTGGATACGCATCGCGAGCGGGCTAGTTCCGATACGCGGTAATAGAATCAAGGGGAGCGAGACGTATCTTGCTCCCCTTGGAAACGGCCAATTCCAGGTCTCTACTGAATAGAGACGTCAACAGCTATGAGCTCTTTATCATGTCCAGTTGGGTAAACGTAAGGAGTATGTTACCGATGGCCTGCGCCTGCCCCAACAGGATGCTGGGAAGGTTCAGAATGGCCGAAAAGACGCCAATGAGATTGAGCACGGGTTCAAACTGAGCCATGGCAGGATTGCAGCGGGAGGTAGGTTTCAGGTGCTTCATCGGTCAGGTTCTCCTTCGATCGTCGGCTGATTGTCAGAAATAAATCACCGTAGAGATTAAGAAACGATTCTGGAAGGCATCTTCGTTAAATCCCTCGATACCGCGAACAAAGTCCGCGTTCACATCATGACCGTAGCGGAGTTGATACGCCAGATCGATATTTACCCTTCCTTTCGCGAGCAGGCCAAGGCCGATAGTGGCCCCCCAGAAGTTGTCAGGCTCGTGCGTCGCCGGTTCCTGATCGTAGAAGAGTCCGGCTCGCAATGTCCACAGTCGGTCGAGTTTTTCCTCAGGCTGCCGGGGTATGAAGACGTATTCAGTTCCGAATCGTACGGTGTACGTGCGTTCAAAGCGAGGTGCAAACCAAACAGCTTCGAGATTGCCGCCGTTGACCAGCGATATGCGGTTATTGCTACCCCCACGGAAATAGAAGTCGCTCCAATCGGTTGATGTTATGTCGAAAGACAAGGTCAACCTATCGTTGGCCCGATAGGACACGCCTGCTGCAAGGGTAGCCGGGAAATGGACGTCGCGCTTCTCCTTGTTTGTGAAAGGTGCCAACTGCAGTGGCATTCCGGAGGCACCCGGAGTGAAGGACATGATAGACCGAGACGACGTTATGGAGTAGTCTGCTTCCCCAGTAAAGGCGCAGTCAAATCGCGCACCTACGTTCCACTTGTCGGTCACGTTCCAGAGCAGCCCGAACGTGGCGTTTTCTCCTGAAAAGTCGCTGTACTCCTCTTCCTTGCTGAACTGAGTATAGAAGAGGTTGGCGCCTTGCTGGGCAAGCGAGCGGCCCTCGATGGTTTGCGTCCAACTGTTATCCGAAATCGGCGTGCTTCGCCAGAAGTTGGCAGCCACGCCAAGTGAAAGACGCTTGGTCAGTTCAATTGCAAACGCCGGAGTGATGGTGCTAAGGCTGCCATCCTGCGTGAATTCCGTACGGTCATACTGACTCAGGACATTGCCGTCATTCCGTGTCTGCCCCGAGTTGTACTTCAGTTTGAATTGGCGAGAGAAATCATACTTCTGCTGATAGTAGAGACCAACGGACATATTCCGTCCCAAGACCAAGACTGGCAGTGGGTAGGTAATACTCAGGAAGTTGACGTCTATGCTCTTTTCGCGATGCCATGAATCGATCTCGTCATGCCAGCTTGCGCCGAACTCCTCGATGATTCCGTTGTAGGATCCAACAACGGAAACTTCAGGCCGTTCCAATTGAACGAGGCCTGCAGGATTCCATGACGCAGCGGTCGCGTCGTCAGCCACGGCAACGAAGGCATCCCCCATGCCGGCAGCGCGCGCACCAGAACCCACGGGACTTGGCGAGACGCTGAATTCCAATTCCTGGGCATGCACAAGTGTAGACGCTGCAGCCCATAATATGAACAGTGCGCGGCAGGCGCGTTTACTTGGTGATGACATAGTCCCCCGGCGTGATAGGTTGCGGCGCTGCGCTTGGTTTACTTATCACAACGTCTGCAATGCTTGAGGTGTCGTTCAGGGAACGTACCAAGCCCTCTCCCAATAGCGTGATTTCACGGCCGAGAACCTCCTTTGTAGCGGGATCCAGGATGTCGGGGCCGTAACGGTAGACCAGGCACTTTGTTGACTCGCGCACGAGGCTGAGACGGCCTAAGGTCGAAACAAATGACTCAGGGATAGCACTTACCTGGCGTTTGGGTTCGAAACCTGCAAGGGCACTCTGTACTTCGACGGCGAGTCTTGCGCCCACGCGCCTCAGGTCGTCTTCGGAGGCAAAAGGAGCGTTGGCCTCGCTCCGCTTGATAGTCTCCGATGTGGCAGTGTCTATCAATTCGGCAGAAACCAGAAGCTCCTTCGCGCGCAAAAATAGTTGCCCGCGAATGAGCACATCGGCCGCCAGGGTCTTGCCCGTAGCAAGCAAAGCGTCACGCGATCCGAGAGCCTCACTGAGTTGTTGCTCTGTAAGCAGGTTGGCCATCACTTCACGATTGACAAACTTCAGCGTATTTGAGTTGCGCAATGACCGCTCGAATTCGTCTTGAATCACTTCGGCCTGGGCTTCGGTCAATTCAGAATTGGCGGCGGAAAATCCAACGATTGCGATCACGGGACTTACTGAAGAGTATGAAGCGTCCGAGAGTCTGCCCCGGATATCTTCGACCTCCCCCTGCGCTCGGGGAAACTCCTGTACAACACGGAGGGCGAGATCGTCAATCAACTGTTGAAGTTCTTCCACGGTATCGGCACGTCCCGCGACGTCCGCGCGGGCAATCGAAAGGCCGGTTTCTGTGCTGAATGCCTCCATGACGACTTCCAACGAAGTTGGGTCTCGGCGAGCTCGGCCAATTACGACTGCTTCAGCAGGAGTCACTTGGGTGAGGGTAAGGCGTCCTTCGCGTGAGCCAAGTACAGCGCTAAGCTGCTGCTCATCCAGAATCTGCGGCATCAAGCTTCGGTCGGCAAAGTTGAATCGATTTTGTTCGGCCATACTCTGGTTGAGGCGGTCATACAGAAATTCGCGCTCGCCTTCGAGCTTGGGAGCATTACCAGCCCAGACCAATCCCAGAGAGGTCACGGTGAGACGGTTCTCGGGAGCCTCCAGGATAGTGGGTTTCCTTTCGACGGTGACAGTAGCGCTGCCGGAGTTGCCATGAGAATCACGTGCGGAGGCTGTAAACGTGTTTGTCCCTTCGCTTAGCGAAACGCGACGGCTGACGTACTGGATGGCACGGTCGGGGATTAGCGTGAGCGAGTAGCTGTTGATAGACCCATCAGCGACTGGTCCAGTTCCCTCAATGCGTACCGAAGCAACGATCTCATCGCGCTGATACTGCTGGCCGTTGCGAAGGTTCTGGAAGTCGATGCGCAGGGGGGGAGGAGACTCTGCAGAAGGATCACCCGAGGCAAGACGCAACAGAATCGGCGGCGCAGTATTTCGAGAGTCTTCAGGGCGCCAGTGAGGCTGGACAGATCCCATCAAATTGAAAGTCAGGCGCAGTGCATCGCCGGGGACCACGCCTTTTGTTGTGTTACCGAGGTTGTCCTTGGCTTCATACGTGAGTGCTTGTCCTGCGCTATCGGGACCCGTGACGTCGATCACGAAAGCAACAGATCCGTTGCCACCGAGGGTAAGTGTTGCGTCATTCCCCGCAACCTTAAGCGATGCCACCCCGTCCGGGTCAAAGACAACCCCATGTACAGTGCCTGGAACTACGATTGGCGTGTCGAAACTGACGGCAGGGCCGTCGAGGTCAACTTGCAGCTTCAGGGATTGCGTAGCGCGCATACCGGCGAGGTCTTCGGCGATAACGGTAAGGTCATTAATACCGGGTGTCAACGTTACACGTTGAGAGAACAGAAACTCGCGTGAAGTAACGGGAACCTCTACCTCATGGTCGCCCACCCACAGGCGTGCAATGTAGTTCTCGCTCGCGGCGACACCGGATATCTCCGTCTCTGAAACGCCAAGCGCATCCCCCTGTGGCGATTTGGTAAACGTGATCGTTGGAGGGGCGTGCGGTCCAGACCTCGCTTGGACGAGTTCTCGGCGGGAAAGATTGAGGAAATAGGCCGCGCGAGCGGAATAGCGATATCCCAGGCTCACCTCAAGTTCCGAGGCGGCCTCCTCAAATCGTTTTTGATAGTAGTAGGTTACTCCCAGTTCACGGTGCGGGAAATACTCCGGCACGAAATGGAGACCATAGGTGCGGGCCCACAACTGATCGCGCCCGCGCTGACGCACTGCAGTCTGGAGATCCTGTTCCGCCTCCCTGAAAAAGCCGCCATCTTGAAAAGAACGACCCCGCTCGTAGTAATTCCACCACCTTCCTCGAAATGCCCCCTTTGTCACACCATATTGGACGCCGTCCTTTTGATACTGTGCTCTATCGCCGCCGGTCGTGGCACACCCGATGGCGAAGGTCAATATACATGCGCCGAGCGCTGCCAACCTCACATGATTCATTGTCCCCCCTGCCCTTCTATCCAAGCACTGCGCACGTACCATCCCTCGGGAGGAATACTGTCGGGCGTCAGGTTTTCGAGGCGCACCGTCGCCGAAGACTGCGCAATAGAGTCCTCGACGATAGCGAGGCGATCCTTCAAAGAAGGCTGCCCTGGTGACATGAGAATCTCAAATCGAGTTCCGGGAACCACTCCCACTCCTGCGCCGATATCTATCTCTGCCCTGCCGTCCTTCGCGTACAAGCGACCTTGCAGGGGGTATGCCTTTCGAACAGCGGACCATATCTCATCGGCCACAGCCTTGGCCGTTTCCTGGATACCGACCTGCGGTCTGACGGGAACCATACTGGCACTGACTTGCCTCGTACTCTCCGTATCGACGATGTATGGTCGCAGACTTTCCTGGCCTTCGATGGAAATGACCCTGACCTGAATGAGAAGGCGAGCGCCAAGAACTTGTCCGAGTCGAAGCTGTGCGGTCTGTGAGCCGAGTAATGAAGAGATTTCCTGCTCCGATAGAACATCTTGAATCAGCTCGCGATCCACGAGCGTCATGGGAGTACTCTCGGACAGCGAATCGCCCACCAGCATCGGAAGAATATCGATCAGCCCGCGCTCTGCAACGACGATACTGCCCGAAGCTTCGGCAGGTAGAATGATGCAGGTAAGTGGACGGCTCTTCCAGGGATCGTCGACACTCGGAGACGCAACACCGCTATCGATAAGTTGCCGAATGCTTGCGGCCCGTTTGAGCACCTGCTGACGTCGCACATCGTCCGCGGCATTGTTCACAATGCGGAGATAGCCGTCTGCAACCTCTGCGTGATTAGGGGACACACTGCGGAGGTTCTCGAAAGCACGAGCGCACTCATCGAACTTCTTGAGATGGAAGTAGGCCTGACCAAGCGCCAGCAAGCACTCGGCCTCCTGCCATTTGTAAATGAAAGGACCGGTCTGGGCACGTTGCAGCACATCGGCGGCCTGTTCGTACTGCGACGCGCTGATGTCAAGTGCGCCTACCAAGGTTTGCAGGTAGGGGGTCTTCGCTGTTTGGAGAGCATCGGCAAGTGAGGCACGCGCCTGCTCTGCATCCAATTGCTCACAGGCAACTGCCGAGAGCCCCTCCGTACGCAGGGCGACCTTGTCAACACTGCCAAATGCTCTCGCAGCATCTTCGAATAGTCCTTGGCGCAAGTAAGAGTAGCCCAGACCATAGTCAGCCTCATCTGAAGGCGACTGCCCCATCGCGGTAATGAAAGCTGCCTCTGCGGCTTTGGCGTCACCGGACTCAAGAAGCATATCGGCATGTGCAAGGGCCACACTGGGCTTGTTTCCCCCCGTCACCATTGACCATAAGCCGCCGACAGCAATGAGCAGAACAGCGAAAGATACAATCAAGTGCCAGCGCTTCGGCCGCACAAGTCCCGAGTTACCTCGCAAAGCAGGCGGGGTCACGTGCGTAATTTGGAGTCGCGACGATTCAGGCAAAACCTCGTTAAGATCCTGGGCAAACTCGGCAGCGGACTGATAGCGATCTGTTCGCTTGTGTGCAAGGGCCTTCTCAACAGCATGAATGATTCCGGCAGGCAGGTCGGCGCGACGATCACGGATAGGCACGGCGTTATTCTCGACTATATTCCGGATAATCTCGCCAGCGGTACTCCCTTCGAAGGGGCGCTGTCCTGTTAGCATTTCGTAAAGCGTGACACCTAAGGAGAAGATGTCAGAACGATTGTCAACGGGCTGGGCCGTGGCCTGCTCGGGCGACATGTAGGGAGGCGACCCGCTGACAGTACCCGCGATGGTGGTGTCAATGGAATCGCTGTATCGGCTTAGACCAAAGTCTGCGAGTTTGATAGGACCTGATTCGGTCTCCAACAGCAAGTTGGGAGGCTTAATGTCACGATGGATAATTCCTTGATCATGTGCATAACTCAATGCATCCGCGCACTGAATGGCGAGAGGAAGGGCACTCATCCAATCAATTCCTTCGCGGTGCCCCTTGATTAGGTCCGCAACACTCAGAGGGAGATATTCAAGTACGAAGAAACTGTGTTGGAGGTATTCGCCCCATTGGTGAATCTGGACGATGTTGGGGTGACGCAGGCTTGCGATAGCGCGCGCCTCGCGCTCAAACAGTTGCCGATGCTTGGTATCGAGCTGGTTGCGAAGAACCTTGAGGGCGACAGGGCGGCAAAGCATGGTGTCGACAGCTTTGTAGACAGAGCCAAATCCTCCTTGACCGAGGATGGTCTCAACTTGGTATGTGCCGATCCGTGCTCCAAGAATTGTGTCACGGACAGTTGCATCATCCGAAATATTGGAGGGGCTCGGACTATTGCCAAATTCAACCACCCGGGCCGGGGCTGAATGATTGGCCTGCTTGTCTCTCAGTTCTTCTGATTGTTTCCGCCCGGGTATAGTGCTGTTGTCATCCGTCATGCTCGGAATCCCCCGAACTTGAACCCTGCACCTCAGCGATCCTCTTCCTTCTGTGCTACCCTCAGTACCTCGCTGAAGTCTGACTTTGCTCATACTATGTCAACCTAAGGTCTTGATTCGCAACATAGAATATGTGGGAGCATGGTCCGTGCCAACAGGAGGGTTCAGGCACGCTTTGCACGGCAAACCCCAATGCAATTAAGCGAAGCAGCAATATGCGGATTGGTCTCGCCAACGTAGGGAGGGAAGCATGATCAAGACTTTGGATAGTTCCGGACGCCGAGTATCAACAAAAAGTAGACTGTCATCCCCCAAAACCCCACCGACTGCCTCCTCCCTTTCCTGGACGCGCTTC
This is a stretch of genomic DNA from Candidatus Hydrogenedentota bacterium. It encodes these proteins:
- a CDS encoding outer membrane protein transport protein; its protein translation is MSSPSKRACRALFILWAAASTLVHAQELEFSVSPSPVGSGARAAGMGDAFVAVADDATAASWNPAGLVQLERPEVSVVGSYNGIIEEFGASWHDEIDSWHREKSIDVNFLSITYPLPVLVLGRNMSVGLYYQQKYDFSRQFKLKYNSGQTRNDGNVLSQYDRTEFTQDGSLSTITPAFAIELTKRLSLGVAANFWRSTPISDNSWTQTIEGRSLAQQGANLFYTQFSKEEEYSDFSGENATFGLLWNVTDKWNVGARFDCAFTGEADYSITSSRSIMSFTPGASGMPLQLAPFTNKEKRDVHFPATLAAGVSYRANDRLTLSFDITSTDWSDFYFRGGSNNRISLVNGGNLEAVWFAPRFERTYTVRFGTEYVFIPRQPEEKLDRLWTLRAGLFYDQEPATHEPDNFWGATIGLGLLAKGRVNIDLAYQLRYGHDVNADFVRGIEGFNEDAFQNRFLISTVIYF
- a CDS encoding sigma 54-interacting transcriptional regulator, which gives rise to MPNSILFSLDGLDTGWSAIADRGQPISLRLGRGQESDLIVPHTIPEELRASVSRVHARFFRHGNVFWVEDLGSVNFTFVNERIVLSPTKVELPVTLRLGEVVIRITHENLSQRLLDSVQSTWLGATNTGATETHRFALPELHSDRVLREIGGRLHWAGALMHLAGLVGSARRADDAEAQFRHLMALHLSAQRVELLLDQPASRIRGELRGRNLSEDSTLAVRRILEVSPRPESVMRVDLCEPASFAWVLRYPYQGEEHASVLVARGIAPKYREDNMEDVHTVVAVALRMMDPFVRTLRELETHRAATPCAIRHEISSPMKDLCEGGRIWGESPSFRTSLYYAEQAATRYLPAQRHDRKLSVVFFLGESGTGKSAMARLMHQASNHRAARFEEINCAAIPVTLAESELFGYEKGAHDKAFSAKPGLFEIAESGTLFLDEIGKTSKDFQGKLLKVLDTGEFRRLGGTQVRTTNCYVILAASEDPKELCDKGLLLEELWYRTNALTITLPPLRERGEDIALLVNKQIEALNSTLPEDKRKHVTRQVMGLFRSYPWPGNVRELMQYVEVAHALCPPDTNEITVQDLPQNILRALGIEKLTSSLPLALTDTSKPLDDLVSSLEREYFARMIKECSGNLTEVARRSKKSYQTVHTKLKTFRAWLESDDESLIQEKDKLRSIAGPYWSVIQRDDDQGVPQEV
- a CDS encoding protein kinase; the encoded protein is MTDDNSTIPGRKQSEELRDKQANHSAPARVVEFGNSPSPSNISDDATVRDTILGARIGTYQVETILGQGGFGSVYKAVDTMLCRPVALKVLRNQLDTKHRQLFEREARAIASLRHPNIVQIHQWGEYLQHSFFVLEYLPLSVADLIKGHREGIDWMSALPLAIQCADALSYAHDQGIIHRDIKPPNLLLETESGPIKLADFGLSRYSDSIDTTIAGTVSGSPPYMSPEQATAQPVDNRSDIFSLGVTLYEMLTGQRPFEGSTAGEIIRNIVENNAVPIRDRRADLPAGIIHAVEKALAHKRTDRYQSAAEFAQDLNEVLPESSRLQITHVTPPALRGNSGLVRPKRWHLIVSFAVLLIAVGGLWSMVTGGNKPSVALAHADMLLESGDAKAAEAAFITAMGQSPSDEADYGLGYSYLRQGLFEDAARAFGSVDKVALRTEGLSAVACEQLDAEQARASLADALQTAKTPYLQTLVGALDISASQYEQAADVLQRAQTGPFIYKWQEAECLLALGQAYFHLKKFDECARAFENLRSVSPNHAEVADGYLRIVNNAADDVRRQQVLKRAASIRQLIDSGVASPSVDDPWKSRPLTCIILPAEASGSIVVAERGLIDILPMLVGDSLSESTPMTLVDRELIQDVLSEQEISSLLGSQTAQLRLGQVLGARLLIQVRVISIEGQESLRPYIVDTESTRQVSASMVPVRPQVGIQETAKAVADEIWSAVRKAYPLQGRLYAKDGRAEIDIGAGVGVVPGTRFEILMSPGQPSLKDRLAIVEDSIAQSSATVRLENLTPDSIPPEGWYVRSAWIEGQGGQ